In the genome of Massilibacillus massiliensis, one region contains:
- the opp1C gene encoding nickel/cobalt ABC transporter permease produces MRDLLKRLQRDYLAMGSLVIIVLTLLAGAFAPWLALHDPNQVDVLHKYESFSLQYPLGADQLGRCIYSRLLYGIRTTLYLALFTMSATITVGVFFGMLAGYFRGWVDELLMRICDVMLSFPSQVMILALVGMLGVGIGNVILANVIVKWAWYTRMIRSIIRKYSAKEYILFSQTTGRSQRFILFKHLLPNALPELVILASLDTGWVILNLSALSFLGLGVQAPTAEWGAMLNEAQKVMTIHPEQMLVPGLAILTLVAAFNLLGDGLRDATDVKEEYR; encoded by the coding sequence ATGAGAGATTTGTTGAAACGTCTTCAGCGCGATTATCTGGCAATGGGAAGTTTAGTGATTATTGTGCTTACTTTGTTGGCGGGCGCTTTTGCACCATGGCTGGCACTGCACGATCCAAATCAGGTGGATGTCTTGCATAAATATGAGAGCTTTTCTCTGCAATATCCCTTGGGGGCAGATCAGTTAGGGCGCTGTATTTATTCACGGCTTCTTTATGGGATCAGAACGACGCTTTATTTGGCTTTATTCACGATGAGTGCGACCATTACAGTCGGGGTATTTTTCGGCATGCTTGCCGGTTATTTTCGTGGCTGGGTGGATGAACTGCTAATGCGCATTTGTGATGTGATGTTATCTTTCCCAAGCCAAGTTATGATTTTGGCACTTGTCGGTATGTTAGGTGTGGGAATCGGTAATGTGATTTTGGCAAATGTGATTGTAAAATGGGCTTGGTATACGCGGATGATTCGGAGTATCATTCGAAAATACAGCGCGAAAGAATACATTTTATTTTCTCAAACGACCGGCAGAAGTCAGCGATTTATTTTATTTAAGCATTTGCTGCCAAATGCTTTACCGGAGCTTGTGATTTTAGCGAGTTTGGATACAGGCTGGGTTATTCTGAATTTATCGGCATTATCTTTTTTAGGTTTAGGCGTACAGGCACCTACTGCTGAATGGGGTGCAATGTTAAATGAGGCACAGAAGGTTATGACCATTCATCCGGAACAAATGCTAGTGCCTGGCTTGGCAATTTTGACGTTGGTGGCAGCGTTTAATTTGTTAGGGGATGGGTTAAGAGACGCAACGGATGTAAAGGAAGAGTATAGATGA
- the opp1B gene encoding nickel/cobalt ABC transporter permease, which yields MRNYLIKRCLAVIPLLFVISFFSFAIIAMVPADPAEVALRVNEVVPTPESIASMREQLGLNKPFFARYVDWLGKALTLDLGKSYINDRYVFDEIKRCLPATLQLTFATILIIIFVSLPIGILSAVFAHSYADRLLRVLVFIGTAMPGYWVALLLSWFFSIKLNLLPTSGSGELRHLILPATALSLTYISTYVRLIRSNVLENMKENYVLYGRVRGLSEKRILLRHVLKNSLYTSVTAFGMSIPQLMAGTVIIENIFAWPGIGRLCISAIFNRDYPVIQGYILLMAILFVFCNLIVDIVQHVLNPRLREEQS from the coding sequence TTGCGAAATTACCTGATAAAACGATGTTTAGCGGTGATTCCGCTTCTTTTTGTGATTTCTTTTTTTTCGTTTGCAATTATCGCGATGGTGCCGGCAGATCCAGCGGAAGTTGCCTTGAGGGTAAATGAGGTTGTGCCTACACCGGAGAGTATTGCTTCGATGCGTGAACAATTGGGCTTAAATAAGCCGTTTTTTGCACGATATGTAGACTGGTTGGGAAAAGCATTGACGTTAGATTTGGGAAAATCTTATATCAATGATCGGTATGTGTTTGATGAGATCAAACGCTGCCTGCCAGCGACACTACAATTAACGTTTGCTACGATACTGATTATTATTTTTGTCAGTTTGCCAATTGGCATATTGAGCGCTGTTTTTGCCCATAGTTATGCGGATCGGCTGCTTCGTGTTTTGGTGTTTATTGGAACCGCTATGCCGGGATACTGGGTTGCTCTATTACTCAGCTGGTTTTTTTCTATTAAACTGAATCTTTTACCGACGAGCGGGAGCGGGGAACTCCGCCATTTGATATTGCCGGCGACAGCACTTTCCCTTACGTATATTTCTACGTACGTTCGGCTGATTCGCAGTAATGTTTTAGAGAATATGAAAGAGAATTATGTGCTTTATGGACGAGTACGGGGGTTAAGCGAGAAACGGATTTTATTAAGACATGTGTTGAAAAATTCACTTTATACCAGCGTTACAGCTTTTGGGATGAGTATTCCGCAGCTTATGGCGGGAACGGTGATTATTGAAAATATTTTTGCCTGGCCGGGTATTGGACGCCTCTGTATTTCTGCGATTTTTAATCGGGATTATCCGGTAATTCAAGGATATATTTTGCTGATGGCGATTTTATTTGTATTTTGTAATTTGATCGTCGATATTGTCCAGCATGTTTTAAATCCGCGGTTACGGGAGGAACAATCATGA
- the nikA gene encoding nickel ABC transporter substrate-binding protein: MKKTWKTVGLLVMVFLVGVLGGCGSESKENVEKKELVFANFRDIRDLNPHLYGGEIWAQNMIFESLVAITDDGIKPWLAEKWDISPDGKVYTFHLRKDVEFSDGEKFDAKAAKLNIDAIMDNKERHTWLEMIRVIDKVEVVDDYTLKFVLSDPYYPMLTELAVTRPFRFISPKSMKDGQTKNGVTSYVGTGPWVLGDHKTDEYAVFTVNPKYWGEKPKLEKVTMKVIPDNQTRVLALKNGEIDLIFGKNMIDADSFMQLSKEDKFTTSMSDPSSTRMLLMNTTSGALKDLRVRQALEHGVNKEGISTNIFNGSESVADTLLAKTVPYANLDLKVFSYDLKRSAELLDEAGWKQAEGKKYREKDGQELLVRMHYNSNSVLEKTISEYIQSEFAKIGVHLEINGEEEQAYRDRQKSGSFDIIFNISWGTPYDPQSSIAGMKLPVYGDYYAQQGLKDKKALDQAIHDVLISVDETKRQELYTYILTTLHDEAVYIPLTYERNRAVFKKNLKGVTFNMSQFEIPFEKMYFEK; this comes from the coding sequence ATGAAGAAAACATGGAAAACAGTTGGTTTACTGGTGATGGTCTTTTTAGTGGGCGTTTTAGGCGGCTGCGGATCGGAAAGTAAGGAAAATGTTGAGAAAAAGGAATTAGTTTTTGCTAATTTTCGCGATATTCGGGATTTGAATCCTCATTTATATGGTGGGGAAATTTGGGCGCAGAATATGATTTTTGAATCTTTGGTTGCGATTACCGATGACGGTATTAAACCTTGGCTGGCGGAAAAATGGGATATTTCGCCGGATGGAAAAGTGTATACGTTCCATTTGCGTAAAGACGTGGAATTCTCAGACGGAGAAAAGTTTGATGCGAAAGCAGCGAAATTGAATATTGATGCAATTATGGATAATAAAGAGCGTCATACATGGCTGGAAATGATTCGCGTGATTGATAAAGTAGAAGTGGTTGACGATTATACGCTGAAGTTTGTTTTAAGCGACCCGTATTATCCTATGTTGACTGAACTGGCAGTAACAAGACCGTTTCGTTTCATTTCACCGAAATCTATGAAAGATGGACAAACCAAGAATGGTGTAACATCTTATGTAGGAACCGGTCCTTGGGTACTTGGTGACCACAAAACGGATGAATATGCAGTATTTACTGTCAATCCAAAATATTGGGGTGAAAAGCCAAAGCTTGAGAAAGTGACGATGAAGGTGATTCCAGATAATCAGACACGTGTTTTAGCGCTGAAAAACGGTGAAATTGATTTGATTTTCGGTAAGAATATGATCGATGCAGATTCATTTATGCAATTAAGTAAAGAAGATAAATTTACAACTTCGATGTCGGATCCTTCTTCGACGCGGATGTTATTAATGAATACAACAAGCGGGGCGCTAAAGGACTTACGCGTACGTCAGGCATTGGAACACGGTGTTAATAAAGAGGGCATTTCAACGAATATTTTTAATGGCAGTGAAAGTGTAGCAGATACGCTGCTTGCGAAAACAGTGCCGTATGCGAATCTTGATTTGAAAGTGTTTAGCTATGATTTAAAACGCAGTGCAGAGTTATTGGATGAGGCCGGGTGGAAACAGGCTGAGGGTAAAAAATATCGTGAAAAAGACGGACAGGAGCTTTTAGTGCGGATGCATTATAACAGCAACAGCGTTTTGGAAAAAACGATATCTGAGTATATTCAAAGTGAATTTGCAAAAATCGGTGTGCATTTAGAAATTAATGGAGAAGAAGAGCAAGCATATCGTGACAGACAAAAATCCGGCAGCTTTGATATCATCTTCAACATTTCATGGGGAACACCGTATGATCCGCAATCTTCTATTGCAGGTATGAAGTTGCCGGTGTATGGTGATTACTATGCACAGCAAGGCCTGAAAGATAAGAAAGCCTTGGATCAAGCAATCCATGATGTACTGATTTCTGTGGACGAAACGAAACGGCAGGAGCTGTATACCTATATCTTAACAACCTTGCATGATGAAGCCGTTTATATTCCTCTGACCTATGAAAGAAATCGTGCGGTCTTCAAGAAGAATTTAAAAGGTGTGACGTTCAATATGTCACAATTTGAAATTCCATTTGAAAAAATGTATTTTGAAAAATAA
- a CDS encoding S-layer homology domain-containing protein codes for MKKLTIPALSLLVGLYATSTTFAAQNPFSDVPSDHWSIHTLTSLAHEGVIEGYGDGTFRGDAKLTRYEMATIIAKAMAKSNLSTNARTQLDQLSAEYADELHNLGVRVTELEEKSDNLKINGLLRLDTSKDEVKNTTKSKARLRLEPTAFVNEDWQMKARIDYDTNLKTGVGGTGTLKMAYANGNLLGGKVSLGKVDYADFENMNAAYGLVFDNYLSGAKAVFGDKVKVTLAGGRMDSENTAFGYGFSNYPNSSIDYAGIQITGNASDKLLLGAAYHSLRDEALYKNQSIIEVAADYKLSNTLKFGGAYAKSNLDASQFNLKSDNEDQAYNIQLDYKGIKRSAPGSFGIWAAYRQLGNLAVSAPTYVASSNGEKGYEIGTKYMLDKNIMGQLTYFNGENISSERDVERIFGRLEFRF; via the coding sequence ATGAAAAAACTTACGATTCCGGCTCTATCCCTGCTTGTGGGCCTTTATGCAACAAGCACAACTTTTGCAGCCCAAAACCCATTTTCTGATGTGCCATCCGATCATTGGTCAATACATACACTGACGAGTCTAGCCCATGAAGGCGTCATTGAAGGCTATGGTGACGGCACGTTCCGTGGTGACGCTAAACTTACACGCTACGAAATGGCAACGATCATTGCCAAAGCAATGGCAAAATCCAATCTGAGTACAAACGCAAGAACGCAGCTTGATCAATTATCTGCCGAATATGCCGATGAACTCCATAATCTCGGGGTCCGAGTCACAGAACTCGAGGAAAAAAGCGACAATTTAAAAATAAACGGTCTGCTTCGCTTAGATACAAGCAAAGATGAAGTAAAAAACACAACAAAGTCCAAAGCTCGTCTTCGTTTAGAACCAACTGCATTCGTCAATGAAGACTGGCAGATGAAAGCCAGAATTGACTATGATACAAATTTAAAAACAGGTGTAGGTGGAACCGGTACGCTAAAAATGGCTTACGCAAACGGCAACTTATTGGGCGGAAAAGTCTCTTTAGGTAAAGTGGACTATGCGGATTTTGAGAATATGAATGCTGCCTATGGGCTTGTTTTTGATAACTACCTGTCTGGGGCAAAAGCAGTGTTTGGCGATAAAGTTAAAGTAACGCTTGCCGGCGGACGCATGGACTCCGAAAATACAGCTTTTGGATATGGATTTAGCAATTATCCAAATAGCTCAATTGATTATGCCGGAATTCAAATTACCGGTAACGCATCAGATAAACTTCTGCTTGGCGCAGCCTACCATTCACTGCGCGATGAAGCCTTATATAAAAATCAGTCCATTATTGAAGTTGCTGCCGATTATAAACTCTCAAACACCTTGAAATTCGGCGGCGCTTATGCAAAATCAAATCTTGATGCAAGTCAATTTAATCTTAAAAGCGACAACGAAGACCAAGCTTACAATATACAGTTGGATTATAAAGGCATCAAACGCAGTGCTCCCGGCAGTTTTGGCATCTGGGCAGCATATCGTCAGCTCGGTAATCTTGCCGTATCTGCACCTACCTATGTAGCCAGTTCCAACGGCGAAAAAGGCTACGAAATCGGCACAAAATACATGCTCGATAAAAATATTATGGGACAACTCACCTATTTCAACGGTGAAAATATCAGCTCCGAACGTGATGTAGAACGAATCTTCGGTCGTTTAGAATTTAGATTTTAA
- a CDS encoding type II toxin-antitoxin system RelE/ParE family toxin translates to MYELVVLNSAVRELKKFDKPVRAKLLVVLDKIAQNPFIGDLLKGDLATIYSYHVKINGIAYRIAYQIDAQEIIVVVMQIGTRENFYEELKKRFKIKMEYRSLLAILFSLVDKLWTDRRRVGNLSSY, encoded by the coding sequence ATGTATGAATTGGTTGTACTTAATTCTGCCGTACGGGAACTTAAAAAGTTTGATAAACCTGTGCGAGCTAAGCTGCTAGTCGTTCTTGATAAGATTGCACAAAATCCGTTCATTGGTGATCTATTGAAAGGTGATCTAGCAACAATTTATTCATATCATGTAAAGATAAATGGTATTGCATATCGGATAGCCTATCAAATTGATGCGCAGGAAATCATTGTGGTGGTTATGCAAATTGGTACAAGAGAGAATTTTTATGAAGAACTAAAGAAACGCTTTAAAATAAAAATGGAGTATCGCAGTTTGCTTGCGATACTCTTTAGTCTTGTAGACAAACTATGGACAGATAGGCGGCGGGTCGGCAACCTATCTTCGTACTAG
- a CDS encoding AbrB/MazE/SpoVT family DNA-binding domain-containing protein produces MEYDVVISSKGQFVLPKEVRDKFKLKAGSKLKIIIDGETIILKPRTVADEMQDLIRADLAKDGKCVTKQTVKEYQIQLNEALDSLVAEAKQAYSKKEYSSLCDLKTENENV; encoded by the coding sequence ATGGAATACGATGTAGTTATCAGCAGCAAGGGGCAGTTCGTGTTGCCAAAAGAAGTTCGGGATAAATTTAAACTTAAGGCAGGCAGTAAGCTTAAAATTATAATTGATGGAGAGACAATTATTCTTAAACCTCGTACTGTGGCTGATGAAATGCAAGATCTTATTCGTGCTGATTTGGCCAAAGATGGAAAATGCGTAACGAAGCAGACGGTAAAAGAATATCAGATACAGTTGAACGAGGCCTTGGATAGTTTAGTTGCTGAAGCAAAGCAGGCGTATAGTAAAAAAGAATATAGCTCTCTTTGCGACCTTAAAACGGAGAATGAAAATGTATGA
- a CDS encoding MFS transporter has protein sequence MNRKYVYIVAAGHFFNDIGMGALPAILPFFILYYGMDYKAVTGLMFASCFLSSVVQPTFGWLADRSSKTWLMPFGILLSGVAMGLVGLFENYWAIFAVVTVSGIGSAIFHPEAARMIHKISGTKRGTALSIFSVGGNSGFAFGPMITVAAVTAFGMKGTIVFSIVSFIMSVLLLIVLPKMQAEIEGASTDVKNEVKKENTQSENLQNDWRSFARLTLLIIFSSLVICGLRSFIPLYLVDAAGLSAAAASSALTLLFMFGIVTTMLGGLLADKIGYLKVVQMSYVLLVPMVALLSQTTSAIIGYILMIPIGFAVFSPFSSVVVLGQSYLARSVGFASGVTLGLSFSVGGMFIPLMGMFADQYGLTATMELLAVFALLAAICSFILPKPAEHKHEAKLKTVG, from the coding sequence ATGAATCGAAAATATGTATATATAGTGGCTGCAGGTCATTTCTTTAATGATATAGGAATGGGTGCATTGCCTGCAATTCTGCCATTTTTTATATTGTATTATGGAATGGACTACAAAGCTGTAACGGGATTGATGTTTGCATCTTGTTTTTTATCTTCGGTTGTGCAGCCTACTTTTGGTTGGCTGGCAGATCGATCCTCTAAAACTTGGTTGATGCCATTTGGAATTTTATTATCTGGGGTTGCAATGGGGCTTGTTGGACTGTTTGAAAATTATTGGGCTATTTTTGCTGTGGTGACGGTGAGTGGAATTGGCAGTGCTATTTTTCATCCGGAGGCAGCGCGCATGATTCATAAAATTTCCGGAACCAAGAGAGGAACTGCTTTAAGTATTTTTTCTGTAGGTGGGAATAGTGGCTTTGCGTTTGGCCCGATGATTACCGTGGCAGCTGTCACAGCTTTTGGCATGAAGGGAACGATTGTGTTTAGCATCGTATCTTTTATTATGTCAGTTCTTTTATTGATCGTGTTGCCAAAAATGCAGGCAGAGATTGAAGGCGCTTCAACGGACGTAAAAAATGAGGTTAAGAAAGAAAATACGCAAAGCGAAAATCTTCAAAATGATTGGCGTTCTTTTGCGAGATTAACTTTACTCATTATATTTAGTTCACTTGTTATTTGCGGATTAAGAAGTTTTATTCCGTTATATTTAGTAGACGCTGCAGGCCTTTCTGCAGCAGCAGCAAGTTCAGCATTGACGTTATTATTTATGTTTGGTATTGTTACGACAATGCTTGGCGGATTGCTGGCAGATAAAATTGGCTATTTAAAAGTAGTGCAGATGAGCTATGTTCTTTTGGTGCCGATGGTAGCGTTGTTGTCACAAACAACGAGTGCGATTATCGGTTATATTTTAATGATACCAATAGGGTTTGCTGTGTTTTCGCCGTTTAGTTCGGTCGTTGTCTTGGGGCAGAGTTATTTAGCACGGAGTGTAGGTTTCGCATCCGGTGTAACGCTAGGGCTTTCCTTTAGTGTAGGTGGCATGTTTATTCCTTTGATGGGAATGTTTGCTGATCAGTATGGACTGACGGCAACGATGGAACTTTTGGCTGTCTTTGCTCTATTGGCGGCAATCTGTTCATTCATTTTACCGAAGCCTGCCGAGCATAAACATGAAGCAAAATTAAAAACTGTAGGATAA
- a CDS encoding MarR family transcriptional regulator: protein MKTAIQIVKSLTRIQERSDLLEQHRDKIFAGIYLAEAHCIDKIGSIEDANVTKVAAEMRMTRGAISKICKKLLCKKFIVSYQKPENNKEVYFYLTEQGKEIYVAHKKCHNQAMQEKLSLLSAYSEAEQSIILRFLDEINQMYDIEENETFDD, encoded by the coding sequence TTGAAAACAGCGATACAAATTGTAAAATCATTGACGCGTATACAAGAGCGGTCAGATTTGTTAGAACAGCATCGGGATAAAATTTTCGCAGGCATTTATTTGGCGGAGGCACATTGCATTGATAAAATTGGTTCAATTGAGGATGCAAATGTAACCAAAGTGGCTGCTGAGATGCGGATGACAAGGGGGGCAATCAGCAAAATCTGCAAGAAATTATTGTGTAAGAAGTTTATTGTGAGCTATCAAAAGCCTGAAAATAATAAAGAAGTTTATTTTTACTTAACAGAGCAGGGAAAAGAAATATATGTGGCACATAAAAAATGTCATAATCAAGCGATGCAGGAGAAATTATCGCTTTTATCTGCGTATAGTGAAGCTGAACAATCGATTATTTTACGGTTTCTTGATGAAATAAATCAAATGTATGATATAGAAGAAAATGAGACGTTTGATGATTAG
- the cybH gene encoding Ni/Fe-hydrogenase, b-type cytochrome subunit, with amino-acid sequence MKKEPRFIYYLFSPFLRIFHWIMVFCTIVLFVTGLWITKPLSGGVSMEPIFGSILLSLHFVRYMHSFAAFIFVAAFILRIYGFVMYKGDRLFPRFWEEAFWRGSKDVLLHYMFLRPSHKPYLRNPLARISYVAIYSMMLIQIVTGFAMRVTVDPNAFGAGLFSWIIRIWDSEFMLHLIHHYVAWLIVFVTIPHIYMVVREDFMEREGEVSSMFSGVKIFKHKPLDLRDIVDEKNTK; translated from the coding sequence GTGAAAAAGGAACCTCGGTTCATTTATTATTTATTCAGTCCATTTTTGCGAATTTTTCATTGGATCATGGTTTTTTGTACCATCGTCTTGTTTGTAACAGGATTATGGATTACAAAGCCTTTGTCTGGTGGTGTTAGTATGGAACCGATTTTTGGATCGATTCTGTTATCACTGCACTTTGTCCGTTATATGCATTCTTTTGCGGCATTCATTTTTGTTGCGGCATTTATTTTGCGTATTTATGGTTTTGTAATGTATAAAGGGGATCGTTTATTTCCTAGGTTTTGGGAAGAAGCTTTTTGGCGTGGTTCAAAGGATGTATTACTGCATTATATGTTTCTTCGTCCGTCACATAAACCGTACTTACGTAATCCATTGGCACGTATATCATATGTTGCAATTTATAGTATGATGCTGATTCAAATTGTTACGGGATTTGCAATGCGGGTTACGGTGGATCCAAATGCTTTTGGTGCAGGGCTCTTTAGCTGGATCATCCGTATTTGGGATAGTGAATTTATGCTTCATTTGATTCACCATTATGTAGCTTGGCTTATTGTGTTTGTTACGATTCCACATATTTATATGGTTGTTCGGGAGGATTTTATGGAACGTGAAGGTGAAGTTTCGAGTATGTTCTCCGGTGTAAAAATATTCAAACATAAACCTCTGGATCTTCGTGATATAGTAGATGAAAAAAATACAAAATAA
- a CDS encoding nickel-dependent hydrogenase large subunit: MKRIVVDPVTRIEGHLRLEIKVDEGTGKVEDALSSGTAWRGIEVVLKDRDPRDAWAYAQRMCGVCTTVHALAALRAVEDALEIEIPNNANYIRNIMAGAQSTQDHLVHFYHLHALDWISPLEAAKADPIEAAKLQNTVLSTYKMDFKGAEDWHTEAYPKEFPKATTAYFQMMQKKIKDVIESGQLGIFAAQWWDHPDYQLLPPELHLIALTHYLEMLDKQREIVIPQVIFGGKNPHPHYVVGGMPCSISMEDMNAPVNTERLEVVSRAIHTGVNAVEFFYLPDLLAIGQIYAKRGRLDGGGMAKERVMGFGAYPDQTYTNTSKGGFQKQLLVRCDGVVENFSQGVNAAQFYEFNAKDLSDPEVLNEGVEHSWYEYPGAEGKDLHPWNGVTQAKYTEPKEGTKTNWITLNEEGKYSWVKTPKWRGKMTEVGPLARYIVMYTKMKKGVLKDPTWAEKLMVDQVELVSSVLQLEPNVWMPTMLGRTIARGLDAQMHTHMSQYFYDKLIKSIKAGDTKVADSTKWEPKTWPEECKGVGLYEAARGSLSHWVVIKNGRIANYQAVVPSTWNACPRDAKGNHGPYEKAMIDTKVKILDKPLEILKVVRSFDPCMACATHLYNVEGKKIKVVTTDPYELIE; encoded by the coding sequence ATGAAGAGAATTGTCGTAGACCCGGTTACACGTATTGAAGGGCATTTGAGGTTGGAAATTAAAGTAGATGAGGGAACGGGGAAAGTAGAAGATGCCTTGTCAAGCGGTACGGCTTGGCGTGGGATTGAAGTCGTGTTAAAGGACAGAGATCCCCGTGATGCTTGGGCATATGCGCAAAGAATGTGTGGTGTTTGCACGACGGTACATGCACTCGCGGCTTTACGTGCAGTGGAAGATGCCTTAGAGATTGAAATCCCAAACAATGCGAATTATATAAGAAATATTATGGCTGGTGCACAATCGACGCAGGATCATCTCGTGCATTTTTATCATTTGCACGCCTTGGATTGGATTAGCCCGCTCGAGGCAGCCAAGGCGGATCCGATAGAAGCGGCAAAACTGCAAAATACAGTGCTGTCAACCTACAAGATGGATTTTAAAGGAGCAGAGGATTGGCATACAGAGGCTTATCCAAAAGAATTTCCAAAGGCTACAACGGCTTATTTTCAAATGATGCAGAAGAAAATCAAGGATGTCATTGAGAGCGGACAGTTGGGGATCTTTGCAGCTCAATGGTGGGATCATCCTGATTATCAATTACTGCCGCCAGAATTGCATCTCATCGCGTTAACGCATTATTTAGAAATGCTTGATAAACAAAGAGAAATTGTTATTCCACAGGTGATTTTTGGGGGTAAGAATCCACATCCGCATTATGTGGTGGGAGGAATGCCGTGTTCAATCTCTATGGAAGATATGAATGCGCCTGTTAATACCGAACGGTTGGAGGTTGTCAGCCGAGCGATTCATACGGGAGTAAATGCGGTTGAATTTTTTTACTTGCCCGATCTTTTGGCAATTGGGCAGATCTATGCCAAGCGGGGACGATTAGATGGCGGAGGTATGGCAAAGGAAAGAGTTATGGGTTTTGGCGCCTATCCTGATCAAACCTATACAAACACGAGTAAGGGTGGCTTTCAAAAACAGTTACTGGTTCGTTGTGATGGTGTCGTGGAAAACTTTAGTCAGGGTGTTAATGCTGCACAATTTTATGAATTTAATGCCAAAGATTTATCAGATCCAGAAGTTTTAAATGAAGGTGTAGAGCACTCGTGGTATGAATACCCGGGTGCGGAGGGAAAAGATCTTCATCCTTGGAATGGTGTGACGCAAGCAAAGTATACAGAGCCAAAAGAAGGTACCAAAACGAATTGGATTACATTAAATGAAGAAGGAAAGTATTCTTGGGTCAAGACGCCAAAATGGCGAGGGAAGATGACGGAAGTTGGGCCATTAGCGCGTTATATCGTTATGTATACCAAGATGAAAAAAGGTGTATTGAAAGATCCAACTTGGGCGGAAAAATTAATGGTGGATCAAGTTGAATTGGTATCAAGTGTATTACAGTTGGAACCAAATGTATGGATGCCAACAATGCTTGGTCGTACGATTGCCCGCGGCTTGGATGCGCAGATGCATACACATATGAGTCAGTATTTTTATGACAAATTAATTAAAAGCATTAAAGCAGGCGATACAAAAGTTGCGGATAGTACAAAATGGGAGCCTAAAACTTGGCCGGAGGAATGCAAGGGCGTAGGGCTTTATGAAGCAGCGAGAGGTTCTTTAAGTCATTGGGTTGTCATTAAAAATGGAAGAATTGCCAATTATCAAGCGGTTGTTCCGTCGACTTGGAATGCTTGTCCCCGCGATGCGAAAGGGAATCATGGCCCATATGAAAAGGCGATGATCGATACAAAGGTCAAGATTCTGGACAAACCGTTAGAGATTCTAAAGGTGGTTCGGTCCTTTGATCCATGTATGGCTTGTGCAACGCATTTGTATAACGTTGAGGGGAAGAAAATCAAAGTTGTGACAACAGATCCGTATGAATTGATCGAGTGA